One Nitrosopumilus piranensis genomic region harbors:
- a CDS encoding DsbA family protein, with protein sequence MEDFEFIEDKKLDKQISVNKSTFNRLIITIITVAIVSAFLGGYVIGGETAEPKEVIVRETIQNQAIQTSPQQIGPQIIRNISLDDDPMKGNPDAPITIIEFSDFQCPFCAKFHETTLPQLEQNYIQTGKVNFVYRDFPIQGIHPNAAPAALASECADDQGRFWEMHDMIFEGQQVWKDLPISQSVALYKQYALELGLDSSEFDSCLESGKHIEEIQNDLNDGRMYGVSGTPGFFVGNTDIGFTPITGAQPYSTFQRVIDSQLNR encoded by the coding sequence GTGGAAGATTTTGAATTCATTGAGGATAAAAAACTAGATAAACAAATTTCTGTAAACAAATCAACATTTAATCGACTCATTATTACAATTATCACAGTAGCTATTGTTTCTGCATTTTTAGGAGGTTATGTGATTGGTGGGGAAACTGCAGAACCAAAAGAAGTCATTGTAAGAGAAACTATTCAGAATCAAGCAATACAAACATCTCCACAACAAATTGGACCACAAATTATTAGAAATATCTCGCTTGATGATGACCCTATGAAAGGAAATCCTGATGCACCAATTACTATAATTGAATTCTCTGATTTTCAATGTCCGTTTTGTGCAAAATTTCATGAGACAACACTTCCTCAGCTAGAACAAAACTATATCCAAACAGGCAAGGTAAATTTTGTTTACAGGGATTTCCCAATTCAAGGAATTCATCCTAATGCTGCTCCTGCAGCACTAGCCTCTGAATGTGCAGATGATCAAGGAAGATTTTGGGAGATGCATGATATGATATTTGAAGGCCAACAAGTTTGGAAGGATCTACCAATTTCTCAGTCAGTTGCACTATACAAGCAATATGCTTTAGAACTTGGCCTTGACTCTAGTGAATTTGACTCATGTCTGGAATCGGGCAAACACATTGAAGAAATTCAAAATGATCTCAACGACGGTCGTATGTATGGTGTTTCTGGAACCCCTGGATTTTTTGTGGGAAACACAGATATTGGTTTCACTCCAATTACTGGAGCTCAACCATACTCTACATTTCAGAGAGTAATTGACAGTCAGTTAAACAGGTAA
- a CDS encoding multicopper oxidase domain-containing protein — MKFLNSLGGKIILGIAFLFVLSFSINYAFPTQDIQTQTLVTNVKNIQTTGDIIDPINYGNLFNYNPAVTQNEHSSFTDVVTMSQGDRGIIEFEYDNPGKYLFHAHKTELSEKGG, encoded by the coding sequence ATGAAATTTCTAAATTCTCTTGGAGGAAAAATTATTCTTGGCATAGCTTTTTTGTTTGTTTTATCTTTTTCAATAAACTATGCTTTTCCAACGCAAGACATTCAAACTCAAACATTGGTAACTAATGTAAAAAATATTCAAACTACGGGAGATATAATCGATCCAATAAACTATGGCAATTTGTTTAATTATAATCCTGCAGTAACTCAAAATGAACACTCCTCGTTTACTGACGTGGTAACTATGTCTCAGGGTGATCGAGGAATAATTGAATTTGAGTACGACAATCCTGGAAAATACCTATTTCATGCCCATAAAACAGAATTATCAGAAAAGGGTGGGTAG
- a CDS encoding AsnC family transcriptional regulator, with amino-acid sequence MPHELDDVDIGIVQSLQEDGRKSFRQIARELDISTPTVQARYQRLVNIGLIKSISPIIDSSNLDREHKDKIETCGCHSNGSHDVSLESGMSVKLKCDLCEGPVGDKPHVYKFANFERFFCCNTCKTQYKEKNKGRIQSIIEKTREEN; translated from the coding sequence ATGCCTCATGAATTAGATGATGTTGATATTGGAATAGTGCAATCTCTTCAAGAAGATGGACGCAAGTCATTTAGACAAATAGCCAGAGAGCTTGATATCAGTACCCCCACAGTTCAAGCAAGATATCAAAGACTGGTAAATATTGGACTGATAAAATCAATTTCACCAATTATTGATTCATCAAATCTTGATCGTGAACATAAAGATAAAATTGAAACATGCGGTTGTCATTCTAATGGCTCTCATGATGTCTCTTTAGAATCTGGAATGTCTGTAAAACTAAAATGTGATTTATGTGAAGGTCCAGTTGGAGATAAACCACATGTTTACAAATTTGCAAACTTTGAGAGATTTTTTTGTTGCAATACATGTAAAACTCAATACAAAGAAAAAAACAAAGGACGAATTCAATCTATTATAGAAAAAACAAGAGAAGAAAATTAA
- a CDS encoding S1C family serine protease gives MLRNNSKVLLGGVVFSVVLLLGVSVAFLSPVLAQNNSYSSENLQNDFESAKNFSLVEIFERSEFGVVSIAVAKTSPHGDSNGVGSGFVFDKEGHIITNNHVVRDAKKIDITFTDGTSYRAKVVGTDPYADIAVLKINVNSEKLYPLPIGNSSKLKVGEPITAIGNPFGLSGSMTSGIVSQLGRLLPSGVGFSIPDVIQTDTAINPGNSGGPLLNMMGEVVGVNTAIYSSDGSFSGVGFSIPSNVILKIVPVLIKDGEFHHPWVGISSANITPDLAELLNLKDAKGVQIMTVVKDSPANKAGLKGSSETAVYDEVEYTVGGDIILSVDGKEVRKIDDILTHLQREKNVGDTLNLGILRDGKAINVILTLEPRPES, from the coding sequence TTGCTCAGAAATAATTCAAAAGTTTTGCTTGGAGGAGTAGTTTTTAGTGTTGTTTTGTTGTTAGGAGTGTCTGTTGCGTTTCTGTCCCCTGTTTTGGCACAAAACAATTCCTACTCCTCTGAGAACCTTCAGAATGATTTTGAATCCGCAAAAAACTTTTCACTTGTTGAAATTTTTGAACGTTCAGAATTTGGTGTAGTTAGCATTGCCGTTGCAAAAACATCCCCTCATGGTGATTCTAATGGTGTTGGTTCTGGATTTGTTTTTGACAAGGAAGGCCATATCATTACAAACAATCATGTAGTAAGAGATGCTAAAAAAATTGATATAACTTTTACTGATGGAACTTCATATAGAGCAAAAGTTGTAGGTACTGATCCATATGCTGATATTGCAGTACTCAAAATTAATGTGAATTCTGAAAAACTTTATCCTTTACCAATAGGGAATTCCTCAAAACTCAAAGTTGGAGAACCGATAACAGCCATTGGTAATCCGTTTGGATTATCAGGCTCTATGACCTCAGGTATTGTTAGTCAATTAGGAAGATTGCTTCCATCAGGGGTTGGATTTTCGATTCCTGACGTAATTCAAACAGATACTGCAATCAATCCTGGAAACTCTGGAGGACCATTGCTTAACATGATGGGAGAAGTAGTTGGAGTGAACACTGCAATTTACTCAAGTGATGGCAGTTTTTCAGGGGTTGGATTTTCGATTCCCTCAAATGTGATTTTAAAAATTGTTCCTGTTTTGATCAAAGATGGTGAGTTCCATCATCCTTGGGTTGGAATTTCTAGTGCGAACATCACACCTGATCTTGCAGAATTGTTGAATCTTAAAGATGCAAAAGGTGTTCAAATAATGACTGTTGTAAAAGATAGCCCTGCTAACAAAGCAGGTCTTAAAGGCTCATCTGAAACTGCAGTGTATGATGAGGTTGAGTATACTGTAGGTGGAGATATCATTTTGTCAGTTGATGGTAAGGAAGTAAGAAAAATTGATGATATTTTGACTCATCTACAACGTGAAAAAAATGTTGGTGATACATTGAATCTGGGAATTCTTAGGGATGGTAAAGCAATTAATGTTATCTTAACTCTTGAGCCAAGACCTGAATCATAA
- a CDS encoding glutaredoxin family protein, protein MNHKIEILTTPSCGNCKVVEAMLDDMNVSYQIIDVTEKPEYLEKYPIFTAPGIVIDDKLEFTGIPKKHELLEKIL, encoded by the coding sequence ATGAATCATAAGATAGAAATTCTAACAACACCATCTTGTGGAAATTGCAAAGTGGTAGAAGCAATGTTAGACGACATGAATGTCTCTTATCAAATAATAGACGTAACAGAAAAACCAGAATACTTGGAAAAATACCCAATATTTACCGCACCTGGAATAGTTATTGATGACAAATTAGAATTCACAGGAATTCCAAAAAAGCACGAACTGCTTGAAAAAATCTTATAA
- a CDS encoding YHS domain-containing protein — protein MKDPVCGMEVGEKGEVLSYNGKDYRFCCASCKWAFESNPEQFENES, from the coding sequence ATGAAAGATCCTGTATGCGGAATGGAAGTTGGAGAAAAAGGTGAAGTGTTGTCTTATAATGGAAAAGATTATCGTTTCTGTTGTGCCAGCTGTAAATGGGCATTTGAAAGTAATCCAGAGCAATTTGAAAATGAATCATAA
- a CDS encoding cytochrome c biogenesis CcdA family protein: MSSVVIAKKSMVIISFGLFSLIFLGIIFSLGTNFTIDGKEHTTYLSWIIIAYVAGLSMIVLPCTLPLVFIIVPLSMGQGYKKGLSMALLFGLGLTITIASYGIAIAAVGQSASLDQASTIMFLIAGIAAFIFGLSQLKIISLKLPSYSGTPKFIQNRGEYTKSFFMGLLLGNAGVGCPNPLFYWLLIYIAGTGSIEVGASLGVVHGVGRAIPLILMSVLAVIGINATKSLTLKRESIERASGWLLIIIGAFLIINGLPEGHEWYEETFIHQGWNQFIEMTPIPSEFEMDEHMHDHRHDEGTDFKTFYTALLAVLILSPLFIRSIRKIRGMNA, encoded by the coding sequence ATGTCTTCGGTAGTAATTGCAAAAAAATCAATGGTCATAATTTCATTTGGATTATTTTCATTAATTTTTCTTGGGATAATTTTTTCACTTGGAACAAATTTTACGATTGACGGAAAAGAGCACACAACATATCTCTCATGGATTATAATTGCATATGTTGCTGGACTGTCTATGATTGTTTTGCCATGTACATTACCACTAGTATTCATCATAGTTCCATTAAGCATGGGACAGGGATACAAGAAAGGATTGTCAATGGCATTGCTTTTTGGTTTAGGGTTAACTATTACAATAGCATCTTATGGAATTGCAATTGCAGCAGTAGGACAAAGTGCGTCTCTAGATCAAGCATCAACCATAATGTTTTTAATTGCTGGAATTGCTGCATTTATTTTTGGATTATCACAATTAAAAATTATTTCATTAAAACTTCCATCATATTCAGGAACACCAAAGTTCATCCAAAACAGAGGAGAGTATACAAAATCATTTTTCATGGGGTTGTTACTAGGAAATGCAGGAGTTGGATGTCCCAATCCGCTATTTTATTGGCTCCTCATCTATATTGCAGGAACAGGAAGTATTGAAGTGGGAGCCTCATTAGGAGTAGTTCACGGAGTAGGAAGAGCAATTCCATTAATTTTGATGTCAGTTCTTGCAGTAATTGGAATCAATGCAACAAAGAGTCTTACTCTAAAAAGAGAATCAATTGAACGGGCATCTGGATGGTTGTTAATAATAATTGGAGCATTTTTGATAATCAATGGGTTGCCAGAAGGACATGAATGGTATGAAGAGACATTTATCCATCAAGGGTGGAACCAATTCATAGAGATGACTCCAATCCCATCAGAATTTGAGATGGATGAACATATGCACGATCATAGACATGATGAAGGAACAGATTTCAAAACATTTTACACTGCTTTGTTAGCAGTGCTGATATTGAGTCCATTGTTTATACGTTCAATTAGAAAAATCAGGGGGATGAATGCATGA
- a CDS encoding DsbA family protein, translated as MKTKYFSLIVMTAGVISLGIIFSQISIDSESINLDINRKIGTVDTSLGSPMLGTSDAPITIIEFGDYQCSNCKKWFLNTKPDIVTNYIDTGKVNLVFVDIAFLGKDSGPASIATYCAEDQGRYWDYHGFLYSNQLSIDNGWANSDSLKGYANNLGLNMEMFVSCLDSEKYSKRVQFNTNEAQRNGVTGTPTFFIIGPNGEQEKIVGPQPYPVFEKIIESMI; from the coding sequence TTGAAAACAAAATATTTTTCTTTGATAGTGATGACTGCAGGAGTAATATCATTAGGAATAATTTTTTCTCAAATATCAATTGATTCAGAATCAATTAATCTAGACATAAATAGAAAGATTGGTACTGTTGACACATCATTAGGTTCTCCAATGTTGGGAACATCTGATGCGCCCATTACGATAATAGAATTTGGAGATTACCAGTGTTCAAACTGTAAGAAATGGTTTCTAAATACAAAACCAGACATTGTGACTAACTACATAGATACAGGCAAAGTCAACTTAGTATTTGTAGACATAGCATTCTTGGGAAAAGATTCAGGTCCTGCATCAATTGCAACTTATTGTGCCGAAGATCAAGGCAGATATTGGGACTATCATGGATTTTTGTATTCAAATCAACTATCAATTGATAATGGATGGGCCAATTCAGATAGTTTGAAAGGATATGCAAACAATCTTGGACTAAATATGGAGATGTTTGTGAGTTGTCTTGATTCTGAAAAATACTCAAAAAGAGTCCAATTCAACACAAACGAGGCACAAAGAAACGGGGTTACAGGCACACCTACATTTTTCATCATAGGACCAAATGGAGAACAGGAAAAAATAGTTGGGCCACAACCATATCCAGTGTTTGAGAAAATAATTGAGTCAATGATATAA
- a CDS encoding cupredoxin domain-containing protein encodes MSTPTSSHAYGIGLIALIVGMSATVVFYTSFYLPESLAKPSVSEHILNPEKELVIEIVPGAVIEGNENYVPNKATALLTINNKVIWKNNDDTAHTVTPDHRQTDGYSGEFGSVGVLKPGDTYEFLFTEEQEVPYHCQPHPWMTGKISVEKSRF; translated from the coding sequence TTGAGCACTCCAACATCTAGTCATGCTTATGGAATTGGATTAATTGCATTAATTGTCGGCATGTCAGCCACAGTAGTTTTTTACACTTCATTTTATCTTCCTGAATCATTAGCAAAACCATCTGTTTCTGAACACATACTGAACCCTGAAAAAGAATTAGTTATTGAAATTGTTCCTGGAGCAGTAATAGAAGGAAATGAAAACTATGTTCCAAATAAGGCAACAGCATTACTTACAATAAACAACAAAGTAATTTGGAAAAATAATGATGACACTGCACATACTGTGACTCCTGATCATAGACAGACTGATGGATATAGTGGTGAATTTGGATCTGTGGGAGTTCTAAAACCTGGTGACACATATGAGTTCTTATTTACAGAAGAGCAAGAAGTCCCTTATCATTGTCAACCACATCCTTGGATGACAGGAAAAATTTCTGTAGAGAAGAGTCGATTCTAA
- a CDS encoding DsbA family protein: MSIVIIVLIAASFSLQNFDSVTTLENTPDIILTNVDYFERIPSDLPIVGISDAPVTIFAFNDYQCLSCKFWYEKEYPKISENLIKTNKANMVFLDAPTFGNDSILISQATFCADEQGKYSEYQKTLFSKQQEIDSWAKLQQLKDFAMDLNLNMEKFANCLDSGKYEKDVQANIDYTTSMGVEKIPLFKIINFEGKEFVLKGSIPSTLFEETVNRFQN, encoded by the coding sequence ATGTCAATTGTAATTATAGTTTTAATAGCCGCCTCCTTCTCTTTACAGAATTTTGACTCTGTCACCACTTTAGAAAATACACCTGACATTATTCTAACAAATGTTGATTATTTTGAAAGAATTCCTTCAGATTTACCAATAGTTGGAATCTCTGATGCTCCTGTAACAATTTTTGCATTTAATGATTATCAATGCCTATCTTGTAAATTTTGGTATGAAAAAGAATATCCCAAAATCTCAGAAAATCTCATCAAAACAAACAAAGCTAATATGGTATTTTTAGATGCACCTACATTTGGAAATGACTCAATTTTAATCTCCCAAGCTACATTTTGTGCAGATGAACAAGGGAAATACTCCGAATATCAAAAAACATTATTTTCAAAACAACAAGAGATTGATAGCTGGGCAAAATTACAACAACTAAAGGATTTTGCAATGGATTTGAATTTGAATATGGAAAAGTTTGCAAACTGTCTGGATTCAGGAAAATATGAAAAAGATGTACAAGCTAATATTGATTACACGACTAGTATGGGTGTTGAAAAAATTCCCTTGTTTAAAATCATCAATTTTGAAGGCAAAGAATTTGTACTAAAGGGTAGCATTCCAAGTACTTTGTTTGAAGAAACTGTCAATAGATTTCAAAATTAA
- a CDS encoding ferric reductase-like transmembrane domain-containing protein gives MNKLKIKNNIVTRHLLVFSIALSLTFVFWLAHFEWEDEMRLWRAFGDSGYTLLFVTLIIGPLSKLWGRSTFLLTWRREFGIWFAVMAVTHGILIANGWANWDVAKFFGYEFIPQLGRMVRLEPGFGLANTLGFVAFLWITILAITSSDRAMKWLGASPWKWIHTGSHIVFYLVAIHTSYFLFIHYTESFHKTVPPESTFIVPFIMMSVMVLTLQILSYIKVVRSKNKRIAQK, from the coding sequence ATGAATAAATTAAAAATTAAAAATAATATTGTAACTAGACATTTACTTGTATTTTCAATTGCACTATCGTTAACTTTTGTTTTTTGGTTGGCTCATTTTGAATGGGAAGATGAAATGCGATTATGGAGGGCATTTGGTGATTCTGGATATACTTTGCTGTTTGTAACTTTGATTATTGGACCATTAAGTAAACTGTGGGGGCGTTCAACCTTTTTGCTTACATGGAGACGAGAGTTTGGAATTTGGTTTGCTGTAATGGCAGTCACTCATGGAATTCTGATTGCAAATGGATGGGCAAATTGGGATGTTGCCAAATTTTTTGGGTACGAATTTATTCCTCAATTGGGAAGAATGGTTAGGTTGGAGCCTGGATTTGGGCTTGCAAATACTCTGGGATTTGTAGCATTCTTATGGATTACAATTTTGGCCATAACTTCTTCTGATAGAGCAATGAAGTGGTTGGGGGCATCTCCTTGGAAGTGGATTCACACTGGCTCTCACATTGTTTTCTATCTTGTAGCCATTCATACTTCATATTTTCTTTTTATTCATTATACAGAATCCTTTCACAAAACAGTACCTCCAGAAAGTACTTTCATAGTTCCATTTATTATGATGAGTGTGATGGTTCTCACCTTGCAAATATTGTCTTACATCAAAGTAGTAAGATCAAAAAACAAACGCATTGCTCAAAAGTAA
- a CDS encoding multicopper oxidase family protein, giving the protein MKLYALLILFIIFSGSIFLNGIETADAIKAKGTKSPKSFGKATSDIVCGDKLCSEISKSIISEYGAKLISTVPSVSLSDGESFNLTASQITKNVDGKTLQMFGYNGQTPGPLLLVSQGNEIIVNFTNNLDFPTTVHWHGLRLDYTSDGVPEISQDPVLPGETFQYFLKFPDTGIFIYHPHVRTEMQMELGLYGNILVEPKNSDIIPVDYQIPLIIDDISLTEDGLQEFDPEIVTYTLMGRFGNTMLINGETDFSLELNQGDIVRFYLTNTANTRTFDFGIEQQKIKLIADDASNYERQELVDSVILASSERRTVDVLFEQSGQYDITHSTPDETYVLGTISVTPSPKQLDPDFYSLMQNDGVIQEIESFKKFFSDTPDLEIEFDVKIISMESNNSMNMEIHEKVIEEIEWEDEMPKMNAMSNEENTKWILRDMNSGKEGFDINYQVNVGDVKKIRLYNNPESAHSMQHPIHIHGQRFLVLSEDGIPNENLSWKDSVLIPTGKTVDILVEFSNPGNWAMHCHILEHAEAGMITEFVVN; this is encoded by the coding sequence TTGAAACTTTATGCACTTTTAATTTTGTTTATTATTTTTTCCGGTAGTATTTTTCTGAATGGTATTGAAACCGCAGATGCAATAAAAGCTAAAGGTACTAAATCTCCAAAAAGTTTTGGAAAAGCAACTAGTGATATTGTCTGTGGAGATAAACTGTGCAGTGAAATATCTAAAAGTATTATTTCAGAGTATGGAGCAAAATTAATTTCAACTGTACCTTCTGTATCTCTTTCAGATGGCGAATCGTTTAATCTTACAGCAAGTCAAATCACAAAAAATGTTGACGGCAAAACACTTCAAATGTTTGGCTATAATGGCCAGACTCCTGGTCCTTTATTACTTGTTTCACAAGGTAACGAAATAATTGTAAATTTTACTAACAATCTTGATTTTCCTACTACTGTTCATTGGCATGGATTAAGGCTTGATTATACTAGTGATGGCGTACCTGAAATTTCACAAGATCCAGTTCTTCCTGGAGAAACCTTTCAATATTTTTTAAAATTTCCTGATACTGGAATTTTCATTTATCACCCTCATGTGAGAACTGAAATGCAAATGGAACTTGGATTATATGGAAATATTCTAGTTGAACCAAAAAATTCTGATATTATTCCGGTAGATTACCAAATTCCATTAATCATAGATGATATCTCTCTTACAGAAGATGGATTACAAGAGTTTGATCCTGAAATTGTAACTTATACTCTGATGGGGAGGTTTGGAAATACTATGTTGATTAATGGAGAAACTGATTTCTCACTTGAACTAAATCAAGGTGATATTGTAAGATTTTATCTTACCAATACTGCAAATACAAGAACATTTGATTTTGGAATTGAACAACAAAAAATCAAATTAATTGCAGATGATGCAAGTAATTATGAAAGACAAGAATTAGTAGATTCTGTGATTTTGGCGTCTTCTGAGCGAAGAACTGTTGATGTATTATTTGAGCAATCAGGGCAGTATGATATCACACATTCAACGCCTGATGAAACATATGTTTTGGGAACAATATCTGTAACTCCTTCACCCAAACAACTTGATCCTGATTTTTATTCTCTAATGCAAAATGATGGTGTAATTCAAGAGATTGAATCTTTTAAAAAATTCTTTTCTGATACTCCTGATCTAGAAATTGAATTTGATGTTAAAATAATATCTATGGAAAGCAACAATTCAATGAATATGGAAATACACGAAAAAGTAATTGAAGAAATTGAATGGGAAGATGAAATGCCAAAAATGAATGCCATGTCTAATGAAGAAAATACAAAATGGATTCTACGTGATATGAATTCTGGAAAAGAAGGATTTGATATCAATTATCAAGTAAATGTTGGTGATGTTAAAAAAATTAGATTGTATAACAATCCTGAATCTGCCCATTCTATGCAACATCCAATACATATTCATGGCCAACGATTCTTGGTATTGTCTGAAGATGGCATCCCAAATGAAAATCTATCTTGGAAAGATTCTGTTTTAATTCCTACTGGAAAAACAGTAGACATACTAGTTGAATTCTCAAATCCTGGTAACTGGGCAATGCATTGTCATATTCTAGAACATGCTGAAGCAGGAATGATTACTGAATTTGTGGTCAATTAA
- a CDS encoding spermidine synthase, with the protein MSTVSYSKLSQTMLWKLKILTFTSGAIVMALEIATSRILTPVFGSTIYTWGSLIGVILSGLSLGYFLGGRIADSHPKFDKICGIVFSVGLFIVGIPFFASSVIDFSLAIMPISQYTPLLATFLLLMLPSVLLGFVSPYAIKLGAHSLQKVGNISGNLYSIATVGSIFGTFLTVFVLIPNVTVHQIIFGLGIALIGSSLVGLKASPQLIAIAIVIILVVPWSTFSVNTISHNGQLIFEKETMFSHLDIIEFGDNRSLYLDGLRHSSMNMRDPLDLVIDYTEYFHLGMMFNPAAKDILFVGGGGFSGPKNFLALYPDVKIDVIEIDSDVIDAAKNYFNLESNPRLQIFNDDARKHLSMFDKKYDLIILDAYATNYVPYHLMTHEFFQTLEKRLEPNGVVVSNLLGSIEGNNSPLVRSIYKTMKETFPVSYIFPTESEPIFLQNIMIVSSNQPYEFDRLQLLEISKNSPADYLVDELSKHEHLYTGIVETSDVPFLTDQYNPSEVLINPITKKPYMQDLQEKQIEEKQHLEYSMNLILGFALVAVSAIWIFYFKKRIWNFN; encoded by the coding sequence ATGAGTACTGTATCTTATTCAAAATTGTCTCAAACTATGTTGTGGAAACTAAAAATTCTCACATTTACTTCTGGTGCTATTGTCATGGCTTTGGAAATTGCTACAAGTAGAATTCTAACTCCTGTTTTTGGTAGCACAATTTACACTTGGGGAAGTTTGATTGGTGTAATCTTAAGCGGTTTGAGTTTAGGTTATTTTTTGGGTGGACGTATAGCAGATAGTCATCCAAAATTTGACAAGATTTGTGGAATTGTTTTCTCAGTAGGATTATTCATTGTAGGAATTCCATTTTTTGCATCTTCTGTTATTGACTTTTCTCTTGCAATTATGCCAATTTCTCAATATACACCATTGCTTGCAACTTTTTTGTTGTTGATGCTTCCATCTGTGTTGCTTGGATTTGTATCTCCATATGCAATCAAACTTGGTGCCCATTCATTGCAAAAAGTTGGAAACATCTCAGGAAATCTTTATTCTATTGCCACTGTAGGTAGTATTTTTGGAACCTTTCTCACTGTTTTTGTTTTAATTCCAAATGTTACAGTACATCAGATAATTTTTGGTTTGGGAATTGCACTAATTGGAAGTTCACTAGTAGGTCTCAAAGCTTCCCCCCAACTTATTGCTATTGCAATTGTCATAATTTTGGTTGTTCCGTGGTCTACTTTTTCTGTAAATACCATATCTCATAATGGACAATTAATTTTTGAAAAAGAAACCATGTTTAGCCACTTAGACATTATAGAATTTGGGGATAATCGAAGTCTGTATCTTGATGGTCTGAGGCATAGTTCTATGAACATGCGCGATCCCCTGGATTTGGTGATAGATTATACAGAATACTTTCATTTGGGGATGATGTTTAATCCTGCAGCTAAAGATATTTTGTTTGTTGGAGGGGGCGGTTTTTCAGGACCAAAAAACTTTCTAGCCTTATATCCTGATGTCAAAATTGATGTGATAGAAATTGATTCTGATGTAATTGACGCTGCTAAGAATTATTTTAATCTAGAATCAAATCCTAGATTACAGATATTCAATGATGATGCAAGAAAACATCTCTCAATGTTTGATAAGAAATATGATTTGATAATATTGGATGCATATGCCACAAATTATGTTCCTTATCATTTGATGACTCATGAGTTTTTTCAAACACTTGAAAAAAGACTTGAACCAAATGGAGTTGTTGTATCTAATCTACTAGGCTCAATTGAAGGAAATAATTCCCCTTTAGTAAGATCTATCTATAAAACAATGAAAGAGACATTTCCTGTTTCATACATTTTTCCAACTGAGAGCGAACCTATATTTCTTCAAAATATCATGATTGTTTCATCAAACCAACCTTATGAGTTTGATAGATTGCAACTATTGGAAATTTCAAAAAACAGTCCTGCTGACTATTTGGTAGATGAATTAAGTAAACACGAGCATCTTTACACTGGAATAGTTGAAACATCTGATGTGCCATTTTTGACTGATCAATACAACCCTTCTGAAGTCTTGATAAACCCTATTACAAAAAAACCATACATGCAGGATCTTCAAGAAAAACAAATTGAAGAAAAACAACATCTTGAATATTCTATGAATCTGATATTGGGATTTGCTTTGGTTGCAGTATCTGCAATTTGGATATTCTATTTTAAAAAGAGAATTTGGAATTTTAATTAA